In the Acidobacteriota bacterium genome, CCTTCGGGTAGAAATAGGTGGAGTTGTGGGGCATCCTGAGCCCTGCCTCGGCGATTTCCAGGACATCATCCATGGTCGGGGGATTGAGCAGGAAGGCGATGTCGGCCATCGAAGACGTGGGGATCTCGGAAGTCAGCTTGCCGCGCAGGGAGACTCGGGATTTCATGGCCTCACCCCTTCTTTTCGGTCAAGAGCGAGATGTTGCGGATGCTGTTGCGCAACATCATTTCATAGACCGTGTTGAATGAACGGTAGGGCGCCCGCTTGTCGCACTTGATGATGAACTGGCGGCTGGGATGGGTCTGGACGATTTCCTTGAGGATCGACTCCAGCTTGGCCATGTCGGTCACCAGCTCGCTCTCCCGAATGCCGTCGGAGATGCGGATCCCCTCGTCGGCGGTGATGGCGATGATGGCGGCGTCCTTTTCCACCTTCTGCTGCACGACGGATGCGGGGAGCTGGACGTCGGTCCGGTCCACGCTGAAGCTCGTGGTGAACATGAAGAAGGTGATGAGCAGAAAGGCGATGTCGGCCATCGAGGCCGTGGGTATGACTGCGGTGACGGGCCGGGTCCGATATCGGATAATCATGACCGGGGTTTGGGCTCCTCTTCGATTTCAGCGAACGTTTCCAGCAGCATGGCGGACGTGGTTTCCATCAGCAGCACGAAGTTGTTCACCCGGGTGGTGAACAGGTTGTAGGCGAGCTGCACCGGGAAGGCGATCATGAGACCGGTGGCGGTGGTGATGAGCGCCTCGGCGATGCCCTTGGCCACGAGCTTGGGGTCGCCGAAACCCACCGACCCCAGCACGCCGAAGGAGTCGATCATGCCGGTGACGGTCCCCAGGAAGCCGAGCAGGGGAGCGACGTTGGCCACCGTGGCCATGATCCAGAGCCCGCGCTCCAGCCGGGACACCTCGTGGAGAGAGACGCTCTCAATGGCCCGGATGATTTCTTCATGCGGCCGTCCGAATCGAAGCAGGCCGGCCTTGAGCACGTCGGACAGGGGACCCGGCGTCTGGCCGGTGGTGTCCAGCGCGCCCTGCAGATTGCGCTCCAGAAGCTGGGTCCGCACCTTGCCGAAAAGCAGCTGCGGATTGACTGACATCCGGCGGAAGAAGATGGCCCGCTCGATGATGATGACCAGGCCGGCGATGGAGCAGGCCAGCAGCAGCCACATGACGAAGCCGCCCTTGATGAAATAGTCAACGAGGTTTCCGAAGATTCCAACTGCCACGTGATGCCTCCAGCTGTGGGTTCAAGTCCGCGGGAGCGACTCCCAATTGATGACCATTATTCGGAAATGGATCGCCGACGGTTTCTGAAATTTGAGTCGAAGCTGCATCCCGCCGGGATCATCCGGTGCGTTTCGGCACCGAGGCGAAGTCTCGGTGCCGGCGCAAGCGGCTGATGATAGTGTGAAAGCGTTCGGCTGTCAAGCAGGGGCCTGTCCGGACGGCGCTAACCGGCGAGCGCCTGGC is a window encoding:
- a CDS encoding DUF1015 domain-containing protein; translated protein: MKSRVSLRGKLTSEIPTSSMADIAFLLNPPTMDDVLEIAEAGLRMPHNSTYFYPK
- a CDS encoding biopolymer transporter ExbD codes for the protein MIIRYRTRPVTAVIPTASMADIAFLLITFFMFTTSFSVDRTDVQLPASVVQQKVEKDAAIIAITADEGIRISDGIRESELVTDMAKLESILKEIVQTHPSRQFIIKCDKRAPYRSFNTVYEMMLRNSIRNISLLTEKKG
- a CDS encoding MotA/TolQ/ExbB proton channel family protein, producing MAVGIFGNLVDYFIKGGFVMWLLLACSIAGLVIIIERAIFFRRMSVNPQLLFGKVRTQLLERNLQGALDTTGQTPGPLSDVLKAGLLRFGRPHEEIIRAIESVSLHEVSRLERGLWIMATVANVAPLLGFLGTVTGMIDSFGVLGSVGFGDPKLVAKGIAEALITTATGLMIAFPVQLAYNLFTTRVNNFVLLMETTSAMLLETFAEIEEEPKPRS